The genomic stretch CAGCGGCATTGTCTCTCTCGATCAGGATCTTGCCACAGTGACGGATCCATTTCTCAAGCAGGCCCTGATGCTGGCCGTCGACGGCACGGAACCGAGCGAGCTTCGCAAGATCATGGAGCTTGAAATCGACAACAACAACGAACTGGAAGAGCGAATTCCAGCTGTCTTCGAATCCGCGGGAGGATTTTCGCCGACGATCGGAATCATTGGCGCCGTTATGGGGCTGATCCAGGTGATGCAGCATCTGGACAAGATGGATGAGGTGGGCAAGGGCATTGCTGTCGCTTTCGTCGCAACCATCTATGGCGTAGGAGCAGCGAATATTCTCTTTCTGCCTGCGGCCGGCAAGCTCAAGCTGCGCATGCGGGAGCAGCAGATGCGCCGGGAGATGCTGCTGGAAGGGGTGATCTCCATCCTTGAGGGGATGAACCCGCGCATGATCGAGATCAAGCTGAACAGCTTTCTCACCGAGACCAAATCCATTCCCGCAAAGGAGATTGCATGAGGCGTCGTCGCGCGAAAGCGCATGTCAGTCATGATCGCTGGCTGGTGTCCTATGCGGACTTCATTACCTTGCTTTTTGCATTCTTCGTCGTGCTGTACGCGGCGTCGAAGGCTGACACCAAAAAGCAAGTGCAATTCGCGTTGGCGATTGACTCTGCATTTCGTTCCCTTGGGCTCTTCGCCGGCGATAAAGCGGCCCAAAACAGGTTGAATGCCATGGCCCAGGCACAGGAAACGCCAGCCAATATCGAAATTGAAAATGAGCTGCTCATTCCGCCGCAGGTGCGGCAGGACTTCCAGAAAATACAGAAGAACCTGGAAGGGCTCCTGTCGGCGCAGATCGCCCAGCACACCGTTTCGATTCATATCGGGCATGATGGACTGGTCATCTCTCTGCGGGAAGCGGGCTTCTATGATAGCGGCTCTGCCGTTCCGCACAGCAACACGGTCCCCATCCTCAACCGCATTGCCGATGTCCTGCGCAGCACTCCTTATGACCTGCGCATTGAGGGGCACACGGACAACGTGCCCATCCATACCGACCAGTTCGAATCGAACTGGGAGCTCTCCGCCGTAAGAGCCACGCGGCTTGCGCGCATCTTCGTCGTGGATCACAACTTCGCTCCCGAGCGGCTCTCCGCAGCCGGGTATGCGGAGTTCCATCCCGTAGCATCGAACGCCAGCGCCGAAGGCCGAGGGCAGAACCGCCGCGTGGACGTCATCGTTCTGCCTCGCTCCAGCATGCGCCCCACGCTCGAAAGGAACGCAGCCTCCATCCTCGCGGGCCCGGTAAGCTCGCCAGGAGTACCGCCGGCTACGCAACCCCCAACAGCTTTACGATGACGCGCTTCTTCCGCTGGCCATCGAATTCCGCATAAAAGACCCGCTGCCAGGTTCCCAGATCCAGGCGGCCATCGGTGACCGGCAGGGTTGTCTCGGGGTGCAGCAGCAGAGCCTTCAGGTGCGCATCGCCATTGTCTTCCCCGGTCTGGTGATGCTTGTACTCCGGGCGGGCGGGAGCCAGATCCTCCAGCCACTTCCCGATATCTTCAATCAAGCCGCTCTCGTTATCGTTCACATAAATCGCCGCGGTAATGTGCATGGGAGCGACGAGACACAGCCCATCCCGAATGCCGCTCCGACGCACAATTTCTTCAATCCTTGGCGTGATGTGTACCATCTCACGCCGCTTCTTCGTCTCAAACGAAAGGTATTCCGTATATGCCTTCATCAAATTCCCCGCTCCGAAGTATCATAAGGACATCCCTATGGATTCAGCATCGTCCAATTTGACTCATGAACAGATCCTCGCTGCGGCAGAGGAACAATATCAGCAGGCCATCGATCTGGTGGCTGAGGGCGATCCTTGTGCAGCAGCGGAGGGCTTTGAGGCCTGCCTGAAGCTCGATCCGGAGAAACTGGATGCCATGCACGGCCTGATCCG from Acidisarcina sp. encodes the following:
- a CDS encoding flagellar motor protein → MDKSSFAGLTLAVIGIVAGLLLEGGNIGQVLQPTAAMIVFGGTIGAVMLQFPLQTVLSAFRQVLSVFWTKPDTGDATLKQLLVYANKARRSGIVSLDQDLATVTDPFLKQALMLAVDGTEPSELRKIMELEIDNNNELEERIPAVFESAGGFSPTIGIIGAVMGLIQVMQHLDKMDEVGKGIAVAFVATIYGVGAANILFLPAAGKLKLRMREQQMRREMLLEGVISILEGMNPRMIEIKLNSFLTETKSIPAKEIA
- a CDS encoding flagellar motor protein MotB; this encodes MRRRRAKAHVSHDRWLVSYADFITLLFAFFVVLYAASKADTKKQVQFALAIDSAFRSLGLFAGDKAAQNRLNAMAQAQETPANIEIENELLIPPQVRQDFQKIQKNLEGLLSAQIAQHTVSIHIGHDGLVISLREAGFYDSGSAVPHSNTVPILNRIADVLRSTPYDLRIEGHTDNVPIHTDQFESNWELSAVRATRLARIFVVDHNFAPERLSAAGYAEFHPVASNASAEGRGQNRRVDVIVLPRSSMRPTLERNAASILAGPVSSPGVPPATQPPTALR
- a CDS encoding secondary thiamine-phosphate synthase enzyme YjbQ, with the protein product MKAYTEYLSFETKKRREMVHITPRIEEIVRRSGIRDGLCLVAPMHITAAIYVNDNESGLIEDIGKWLEDLAPARPEYKHHQTGEDNGDAHLKALLLHPETTLPVTDGRLDLGTWQRVFYAEFDGQRKKRVIVKLLGVA